AGAGGATTACATGATCATCCGACAAGAACATAGATAGCGTAGATGATCCCAGGTATGTAACCAAATATCGTCAACAACAGACATATCCAGAACTCTACCTACATCAAATCATTATTTAAGTAGTTAATTATGGGTATATTCactagaagaaaattaattaaagatgTGATTAGTGCTTACCCCACAACCATATCGGAGGAAAACACCGACGGGAGGCAGAAGAATCGCGAGAATAATCTCCAGGAAGGTTTCTGATcccattctgatgtttggagaCGATGAGAAAGTTAGAGAGAGATATTTTGTGTAAAGAAGAAACGATTGCTTCGGTGATTAGTGGGGGGTTAATAAGTAAAAGAAGAGTATCTGACACGTGTAGTGCTCGCAGTGTATCTCGTGACACGTGGATATGGATTCATAACCATGTGGCCTCTGTGTTACGGAGATATTCCactaaaaaagacaaaacacgtcaaaatatttggttttactTCAAAACTGCTTTCGCTACTTCCACGGGATGTCACatatatttccaatttttttcttttttcttttgacaaggATATATATTTGCAAATGGATCTTAGATTATcaagtctttgattttttttttttagttttttttatttagcaaTACAGTTGGAATTTGCATTTTGgttataaatgatatatactGTATAAGATAAAGTATATTAAGAAACAACTCACCGTATAGAAAAACTGAAACATGAAAGATCTCTAgagtttcaatattttagagAGTTTTACTTTAGATTGACCTACTAATTAAagatataacaacaacaatgaatATTTTTTGGTATCTTTCAAGATGTAACCTGTACAATATCTTTCTCCTACTTGACTGACACACGAGGGAGAGTTAAGAAATGAGAAActtgtatacaaaaaaaatgcgGAATACATGTGGATAAAACCTGCTCAAAGAAAAACTAATGCAAGCTGCCCATCATATGTATCCcacaaaatgttaaattatgcttaataaaacaaaaaagagtggTGGAATTTGGGGgtcattgttttgtttcttcaactcACCTTTAACCCCATTTTGCCAAAACCAGTGTCTTGCATCATGTCCACGAACTCGCTGTAATCTATTCTTCCATCCTGATCAATAACAACAATAGATAACACTATTAACCAATGCTTGCAAGTAAACTATAGCAAAGCAATATTGCAATTGaagatgaaattaaatttaCGTTATCCTTATCAACTTCGCGTAAAATATCGTCTAAATGAACGTCCGCTAAGCCAAATTGCTTGCAAGCTTGTTGGAGCTCGTCTCTGGTTATATAACCACTTCCATCTTGGTCAAAGTAAGAGAAAGCTGTGAACAAATGgtcttctttctctattttgttCAAATGCACCATCGCTGCTATAAACTCTCCATAGTCTATAGTCCCACTGTTATCTATATCCGCCTGGAATGTTCAATATTCCATATTATGTCATACATCAACCGATCATATAGTGCTAAAAAAGGTATAGTTAAGTAGAGAAGTGTTCTTACTGCTTGCATTAATCCTAATATTTCTGAATCTTTAAGGTTAGCACCAACTCTGTCCAAACCTTTTTTGAGTTCTTCCAGAGTGATGTGTCCGCTATTATCTGTATCTATCATCTTGAACATTTCTTTCAATCCTGCTATCTCTTCCTCTGACAAGCTGTCTGCTATTACCTGAATCAATACATATTCAGTATAAAAGTGTTTGTATTTAGTCATTCTGTACAGATCTATATAAAGATGCATATCTATGTCTATCTGcgcatataatttggtttagatgatagaaacatatttaaaatgtttaccTTGATAGCAATTTTCTTGAGCTTGTTCATGGCTGAAAACTGTTTCAAACGACTTAGGACAGCAGAATCAAGAGGTTTATCGAGAGCAACACCGTCCACTCGTGCCCAAGGATGACCTGCAACAGAAATTAACATATTTCTTAAAATCTATATAGATATAAGCACATAGCTCTGTCCTTAATCTTGTCAAAAGATACTACTTATTTGAAAACAGGAACACTAACATAGAACTTCATGAGCTGTCATTCGTTTCTTAGGGTCTCTGATCAGCATCCGCCGTACTAAATCTTTTGCGCTTTCTGATACACTAGGCCATGGTTCTGATATAAAGTCAAGATCACCTTTCAAAACCTGCTCGAAGATGCCTTGTTCCGTTTCTGACACATATAACATTTCAGTCAGTCTCTGCCATCGAAACATATATACTTGAACCATGAATCCAAAACTGTCTCTTACCATCCCAAAACGGAGGAACGCCACTTAGTAAGATGTATATAATAACTCCAGCACTCCAAACATCACATTCATGACTATAATGCTTCCTTAAAACTTCCGGAGCCACATAATAAGGGCTCCCAACTACATCAGTGAATGTTTCTCCTGTAAGGCCAAGATATCACAACATAAGACAGtcaccaaaataaaaaaccattgaTCCTCCTCACTCTGAATAATGTATATGAGATCTATAGCATTGGGGATACTATACCTGGtttaaagaaaacagagagaccaAAATCAATAGTCTTGAGAgcagcttcttcatctccacttACAAACAAGAAGTTCTCAGGCTTAAGATCACGGTGCATCACACCTAGGGAATGACAAGCTTCTATAACACCAACAATGATTCTAGCAAGCTCAGCAGCTTTTCTCTCCGTATAGTGACCTCTCTGTATAATCCTATCAAATAACTCTCCACCTGCACATATCTCCATCACAACATGAACAGCTACTGCATCCTCATACGCACCAACAATTTGAATCACGTTTGGATGACCAGACAAATGATGCATTATCTGAATCTCTCTTCTCACATCTTCAACATCCTCAGGCGTCGTTAGTTTCCTCTTGGCTATCGTTTTGCAA
The Camelina sativa cultivar DH55 chromosome 6, Cs, whole genome shotgun sequence genome window above contains:
- the LOC109133513 gene encoding salt stress-induced hydrophobic peptide ESI3-like, whose translation is MGSETFLEIILAILLPPVGVFLRYGCGVEFWICLLLTIFGYIPGIIYAIYVLVG
- the LOC104792705 gene encoding calcium-dependent protein kinase 20-like, coding for MGNTCVGPNLNANGFLQSVSAAVWRNQKPDDSLKSSKDESSRKTNDKSVNGGDESNQNRGAAVDSAPTTLPTPSTPPPPVKMANEEAPPKPVPPENRVVEEDANSKPQKKEAHMKRMASAGLQIDSVLGRKTENLKDIYSVGRKLGQGQFGTTFLCVDKKTGKELACKTIAKRKLTTPEDVEDVRREIQIMHHLSGHPNVIQIVGAYEDAVAVHVVMEICAGGELFDRIIQRGHYTERKAAELARIIVGVIEACHSLGVMHRDLKPENFLFVSGDEEAALKTIDFGLSVFFKPGETFTDVVGSPYYVAPEVLRKHYSHECDVWSAGVIIYILLSGVPPFWDETEQGIFEQVLKGDLDFISEPWPSVSESAKDLVRRMLIRDPKKRMTAHEVLCHPWARVDGVALDKPLDSAVLSRLKQFSAMNKLKKIAIKVIADSLSEEEIAGLKEMFKMIDTDNSGHITLEELKKGLDRVGANLKDSEILGLMQAADIDNSGTIDYGEFIAAMVHLNKIEKEDHLFTAFSYFDQDGSGYITRDELQQACKQFGLADVHLDDILREVDKDNDGRIDYSEFVDMMQDTGFGKMGLKVS